A stretch of Amycolatopsis balhimycina FH 1894 DNA encodes these proteins:
- a CDS encoding GNAT family N-acetyltransferase, whose translation MPDIGVAAAAELGVELERFALVPDPGAEVAAVLSALIDGFDLIVLGRTIASVCSRSRSAGCSDELATAAQSCSLPVRCPARTSSCACRNVGGAGLPMTVSATWSSVTSSRPAAAAASRPVRAPSHCSFRASVVLSPPSRRPPVVDGLRSPDDPHVAAVSEPAVAAWCPVMGEAGEAVRSEARGEYGGLIPVRPATSKLVVCLRGHRLDLDLYDKLKPYSHRYRLHGTLCEVCRAQEACEPAARRLTEWAHLDVTVQHPTGTAPGNGLVLVAHPPAAGTLAGRIELRLDGTLVGAVTASLCAGCRTATLDYVHVAAEYRRLGFGRTLVAAAVARAPSYRWTAPLPDGPVAQSFRARMAMRRPGQRCVHAGAVDSPR comes from the coding sequence ATGCCCGACATAGGTGTGGCAGCCGCCGCCGAGCTGGGCGTCGAGCTGGAGCGGTTCGCGCTCGTGCCAGATCCTGGGGCCGAGGTCGCCGCGGTGCTGTCGGCGCTGATCGACGGGTTCGACCTGATTGTGCTCGGCCGGACCATCGCCTCGGTATGCAGCCGCAGCCGGAGCGCCGGCTGCTCGGACGAGCTCGCAACCGCGGCACAGTCCTGCTCGCTGCCGGTCCGCTGCCCGGCGCGGACCTCGAGCTGCGCGTGTCGAAACGTCGGTGGCGCGGGCTTACCGATGACGGTTTCGGCCACCTGGAGTTCCGTGACGTCGTCGCGACCAGCCGCGGCCGCGGCGTCGCGGCCCGTCCGCGCACCGTCGCACTGCAGCTTCCGGGCTTCGGTGGTGCTGTCGCCGCCGTCGAGGCGTCCACCAGTCGTAGATGGGCTGAGGTCGCCGGATGACCCGCACGTCGCAGCCGTTTCCGAACCAGCCGTGGCCGCGTGGTGCCCGGTGATGGGCGAGGCCGGCGAAGCCGTCCGGTCAGAAGCGCGCGGTGAGTACGGTGGGCTGATTCCGGTCCGGCCGGCGACGAGCAAGCTCGTGGTGTGCCTGCGTGGCCACCGGCTTGACCTGGACCTTTACGACAAGCTCAAGCCCTACAGCCATCGCTACCGGCTGCACGGCACGCTGTGCGAGGTCTGTCGCGCACAGGAGGCCTGCGAGCCCGCGGCTCGGCGCCTCACCGAGTGGGCGCACCTTGACGTCACGGTCCAGCACCCGACCGGTACAGCGCCGGGCAATGGGCTCGTCCTGGTCGCCCATCCGCCGGCAGCGGGAACGCTGGCGGGCCGGATCGAACTTCGTCTCGACGGCACGTTGGTCGGTGCGGTGACTGCCAGCCTGTGCGCGGGCTGTCGGACGGCCACCCTCGACTATGTCCACGTCGCCGCCGAGTACCGGCGCCTGGGCTTTGGCCGCACGCTTGTGGCGGCCGCGGTGGCTCGTGCCCCGTCGTATCGGTGGACTGCGCCGCTGCCGGACGGTCCGGTGGCGCAGTCTTTTCGGGCTCGGATGGCCATGCGTCGACCTGGTCAGCGATGCGTTCACGCTGGTGCGGTTGATTCCCCGCGATGA
- a CDS encoding caspase family protein, whose product MNHLHFAIVVGINCYPNIARQLSAARDDAEAFAGWLKDPDGGGVPPEQVELITASPTEERTFVDSGETRPVRQEVINALRRFHKMVRKVDDRSWPETRLYLYVAGHGIAPSGGRGALLYADADPPDYADNLDLAKYDELYGTKSTPFHEVVLLADCCRETALGLPDAGAVPFGKTEIRGQTRRILAYATTYSKMAGAPKRMIGPKDHGRGFFTEALLAGLRGGAAHDPETGAIRSDHLKDYLYESVRNRAAALNYKQRADLQLSGPGQIDLAYVPVQRYRVEFRVPKRWNDDVLVTQGDSQTVRHAPVDDGVAVIDLRNGIYKATEGSGRSRFFQVDGGELTIEI is encoded by the coding sequence ATGAACCACCTCCATTTCGCGATCGTCGTCGGCATCAACTGCTATCCCAACATCGCCAGGCAACTGTCGGCGGCACGGGATGACGCAGAGGCGTTCGCAGGTTGGTTGAAGGACCCTGACGGGGGCGGCGTTCCGCCCGAGCAAGTCGAGTTGATCACCGCAAGCCCCACGGAAGAGCGGACATTTGTTGATTCCGGAGAAACACGGCCCGTCCGGCAGGAAGTGATCAATGCACTGAGGCGGTTTCACAAGATGGTCCGGAAGGTCGATGATCGCAGCTGGCCCGAGACACGCCTCTACCTCTATGTCGCCGGACACGGGATTGCCCCGTCAGGGGGAAGAGGTGCCTTGTTGTACGCCGACGCAGACCCGCCGGACTACGCGGACAATCTCGATCTGGCCAAGTACGACGAACTTTACGGGACCAAAAGTACGCCGTTCCACGAGGTCGTGCTGCTTGCCGATTGTTGCCGGGAGACCGCACTGGGTCTCCCGGATGCCGGGGCTGTCCCCTTCGGGAAAACGGAAATCCGGGGGCAGACCCGCCGGATACTCGCCTATGCGACTACTTACTCGAAGATGGCCGGCGCACCGAAGCGGATGATCGGGCCGAAAGACCACGGACGCGGATTCTTCACCGAAGCGTTATTGGCCGGCCTACGTGGCGGCGCGGCACACGATCCCGAGACGGGCGCAATTCGGAGTGACCATCTAAAAGACTACCTTTACGAGAGCGTTCGCAATCGTGCGGCGGCCCTGAACTATAAGCAACGAGCGGACTTGCAACTCTCCGGTCCTGGGCAAATCGACCTGGCGTACGTCCCGGTGCAACGTTACAGAGTGGAGTTTCGCGTACCCAAGAGGTGGAACGATGATGTTCTGGTAACTCAGGGTGACTCGCAAACGGTTCGGCACGCGCCGGTCGATGACGGCGTGGCGGTCATCGATCTACGCAATGGGATTTACAAGGCCACAGAAGGATCCGGAAGAAGCAGGTTTTTCCAGGTTGACGGGGGTGAACTGACCATTGAAATCTGA
- a CDS encoding CHAT domain-containing protein: MLRAALRAIDETDSLRPRVLISLAAAEVQLGHRDAGFALLDQAEALAEPTDVGILLQQRGLLLMLVGHLDEALRCMDAAEPLVEAVGEPFRIARGLLNRAMLHDLAGRIRAALADLDHCERIAEAERLPLLLAKAHLNRGHCETLIGDIPAALRAFDAARPGFAEHAPGLLPVLGVDKARALLAAGLADEAATELDSALALLAKSRTTHERAEAELTRAQTAIAQRRPALARAWAKRAEQRFRRRGNETWAAVAALTVLAADFEAGRRGVADRAAGLAERLAKLGLRTDARLAGLLAARACVAAGRFDDARRHLSMRPISRPSLDIVLSRCLTLAELAAGQNDTGGVFTQARAGLSALHRHRARFGSVDLQTGSAALGEALAGLGLSTAVRSGRPSTTFAWLERSRAQAFRLRPVHPPSDEETLDAVAELRKRASLARTAELAGHPDLATERRCAELERTIRAHGWAADGTGEHDEQPAFREFAEELDAAGSCLVSFLVDREDLVALTIAGGRSGLTRLGSFATVTEAATRLRSDLDTLCGRQLPVRVAEVITASLRYDATTLSDQVVAPLAAVLADRDLVVPTGPLSAVPWGLLPRLRGRPVTVAPSATTWLRGRRRPPRPPSGPLLVAGPNLAHADGEVHAIAGTLPGSTALTGPAASVAATLNALDGAGIAHLAAHGHHEQANMLFSRLDLADGPLMAYDIHQLTTPPEHVVLSACDVGRAIVRAGDEMLGFTAALLYGGTKTVIAGVARVPDDAVVDVMVRYHRIHSRGTPPAKALAEAATGEPFIPLVCFGSG, translated from the coding sequence TTGCTCCGCGCGGCGCTGCGCGCGATCGACGAAACCGACTCGCTGCGGCCGCGGGTGCTGATCAGCCTGGCTGCGGCCGAAGTCCAGCTCGGTCACCGCGACGCCGGGTTCGCCCTGCTTGACCAGGCGGAGGCACTGGCCGAACCCACGGACGTCGGCATCCTGCTCCAGCAGCGCGGGTTGCTGCTGATGCTCGTCGGCCACCTGGACGAGGCCCTGCGGTGCATGGACGCGGCCGAGCCGCTGGTCGAGGCAGTCGGCGAGCCGTTCCGGATCGCCCGCGGCCTGCTCAACCGGGCCATGCTGCACGACCTCGCCGGCCGCATCCGGGCCGCGCTGGCCGATCTCGACCACTGCGAGCGCATCGCCGAGGCGGAGCGGCTGCCGCTGCTGCTGGCGAAGGCGCACCTCAATCGGGGGCACTGCGAGACGTTGATCGGGGACATCCCGGCGGCGCTGCGCGCGTTCGACGCCGCCAGACCCGGGTTCGCCGAGCACGCCCCCGGCCTCCTGCCGGTGCTCGGCGTCGACAAGGCGCGGGCGCTGCTCGCCGCCGGTCTCGCCGACGAGGCGGCGACGGAGCTCGATTCCGCGCTGGCGCTGCTGGCGAAGTCACGGACCACGCACGAGCGCGCGGAGGCCGAGCTCACTCGGGCCCAGACGGCGATCGCGCAACGACGGCCCGCCCTCGCCAGAGCCTGGGCGAAGCGAGCTGAACAACGCTTCCGGCGCCGGGGCAACGAAACCTGGGCTGCGGTCGCCGCCTTGACCGTGCTCGCCGCCGACTTCGAGGCCGGCCGCCGCGGCGTGGCGGATCGAGCGGCGGGGCTCGCCGAGAGACTGGCCAAGCTCGGGCTGCGGACCGACGCGCGGCTCGCCGGGCTCCTCGCGGCACGTGCCTGTGTCGCGGCAGGCCGGTTCGACGACGCCCGTCGTCACCTCTCGATGCGGCCGATCTCCCGGCCGTCACTGGACATCGTGCTCTCGCGCTGCCTGACGCTGGCGGAGCTCGCGGCCGGGCAGAACGACACCGGCGGGGTCTTCACCCAGGCCAGGGCCGGGCTCTCGGCGTTGCACCGGCACCGGGCCCGGTTCGGGAGCGTGGACCTCCAGACCGGCAGTGCCGCACTGGGCGAAGCCCTTGCCGGGCTGGGACTGTCCACGGCGGTGCGGTCCGGCCGTCCGTCGACGACGTTCGCCTGGCTCGAGCGATCGCGGGCGCAGGCGTTCCGGCTGCGGCCGGTGCATCCGCCGTCCGACGAGGAAACCCTCGACGCGGTCGCCGAACTGCGCAAACGGGCTTCGCTGGCCCGCACGGCCGAGCTGGCCGGCCACCCGGACCTGGCGACGGAACGCCGGTGTGCCGAGCTGGAACGGACGATCCGCGCGCACGGCTGGGCGGCAGACGGCACCGGCGAACACGATGAGCAGCCGGCGTTTCGTGAATTCGCCGAAGAACTCGACGCGGCCGGGAGCTGCCTGGTGAGCTTTCTCGTCGACCGGGAAGACCTGGTCGCGCTCACGATCGCCGGCGGCCGGTCCGGGCTCACGCGGCTCGGGTCGTTCGCGACGGTCACCGAGGCGGCCACCCGGTTGCGCAGCGACCTGGACACGTTGTGCGGGAGGCAGCTCCCGGTGCGCGTCGCCGAGGTCATCACCGCGTCGCTGCGGTACGACGCCACCACGCTGTCCGACCAGGTCGTCGCTCCGCTGGCCGCGGTCCTCGCCGACCGGGACCTCGTCGTGCCGACCGGGCCGCTGTCGGCCGTGCCCTGGGGGCTGCTGCCGCGGCTGCGCGGACGCCCGGTCACCGTGGCACCGTCGGCCACCACCTGGCTGCGCGGCAGACGACGGCCACCGCGGCCGCCGAGCGGACCGCTGCTGGTGGCCGGGCCGAACCTTGCACACGCCGATGGGGAAGTGCACGCGATCGCCGGGACCTTGCCGGGCAGCACCGCGCTCACCGGGCCGGCCGCGTCCGTGGCCGCCACGCTGAACGCGCTGGACGGCGCCGGTATCGCGCACCTCGCCGCGCACGGCCACCACGAACAGGCCAACATGCTGTTCTCCCGGCTCGATCTGGCCGACGGCCCCTTGATGGCCTACGACATCCACCAGCTCACCACCCCGCCCGAGCACGTCGTGCTCTCGGCCTGCGACGTTGGCCGCGCGATCGTCCGAGCGGGCGACGAGATGCTCGGGTTCACCGCGGCGCTGCTCTACGGCGGGACCAAGACCGTGATCGCCGGAGTGGCCCGCGTGCCCGACGACGCGGTCGTCGACGTCATGGTCCGCTACCACCGGATCCACTCTCGGGGCACGCCACCGGCCAAGGCGCTGGCGGAGGCGGCCACGGGCGAGCCGTTCATCCCGCTGGTCTGTTTCGGGAGCGGCTGA